A portion of the Edaphobacter lichenicola genome contains these proteins:
- a CDS encoding formate--tetrahydrofolate ligase, whose product MNKDLLPIEAIVEKLNLPEKYVERLGRYGAKLTLDLLNDAAFPPRGKFILVTATTPTVSGEGKTVTSIGLVQGLEKIGKKAIITSREPSLGPVFGMKGGAAGGGRSQVEPAEKINLHFHGDFHAITSAHNLLSALIDSHLFHGNDLDLDPDAITWPRALDMNDRALRHIVVSAGGKRTGADRHSGFLITAASEIMAIMTLAASREDLRVRLGRIVIGATRSGNPVLAKDLNATGPMMALLSEAIQPNLVQTTEGTPALVHCGPFANIAHGTSSVLSQQMGLRLADYVVNETGFASDLGFEKYMDIVMPSSGIKPSAAVLVTTVQSVRNQGGGDLEAGFANLKKHIAIVRGFNLPAIVAINRFPKDTDEELQFLEKYCEAQGAAFALSEAFSKGGAGAAALAEKVVSVIAANPDVAPTTTYPPQGSPLEKITAVAQKVYGAAKVELTPQAEEKLARFMEWGYGELPVCIAKTQYSLTDDPKVMGAPTGWTLHITDVVLSAGAGFLVVISGSMMLMPGLPKVSRAMGIDVDAAGEITGMS is encoded by the coding sequence ATGAACAAAGATCTGCTCCCCATCGAAGCCATCGTCGAAAAGCTCAACCTGCCCGAAAAGTATGTGGAACGTCTCGGCCGCTATGGCGCCAAGCTCACACTCGATCTGCTGAATGACGCTGCCTTTCCACCTCGCGGCAAATTCATCCTCGTCACCGCGACTACCCCCACCGTCTCTGGCGAGGGCAAGACCGTCACCTCGATCGGTCTGGTGCAGGGTCTCGAAAAGATCGGGAAGAAGGCCATCATCACCTCTCGCGAGCCGTCGCTTGGGCCGGTCTTTGGCATGAAGGGGGGAGCTGCCGGGGGTGGCCGCTCTCAGGTTGAGCCTGCAGAGAAGATAAACCTCCACTTCCACGGTGACTTCCATGCCATTACCTCCGCCCACAACCTGCTCTCCGCGCTAATCGACTCGCATCTCTTTCATGGCAATGATCTGGATCTCGATCCCGACGCCATCACGTGGCCTCGTGCGCTCGACATGAACGACCGTGCTCTGCGCCACATCGTAGTCTCTGCAGGCGGCAAGCGTACTGGAGCGGATCGTCACAGCGGCTTTCTTATCACGGCAGCCTCCGAGATCATGGCCATCATGACGCTCGCGGCAAGCCGGGAAGATCTTCGTGTGCGCCTCGGCCGTATCGTCATCGGCGCAACGCGCTCTGGCAACCCTGTCCTTGCGAAGGATCTCAACGCGACGGGGCCGATGATGGCGTTGCTCTCGGAGGCCATTCAGCCCAATCTCGTCCAGACGACCGAGGGTACGCCTGCGCTCGTCCATTGCGGACCTTTCGCCAACATCGCGCACGGCACCAGCTCTGTTCTCTCGCAGCAGATGGGCCTTCGTCTGGCAGACTACGTCGTGAACGAGACAGGTTTTGCCTCCGACCTCGGCTTTGAAAAGTACATGGACATCGTGATGCCGTCCTCTGGCATCAAGCCATCTGCAGCCGTGCTCGTCACCACCGTCCAATCTGTTCGTAACCAGGGTGGGGGCGATCTCGAAGCCGGCTTCGCCAATCTGAAAAAACACATTGCCATCGTTCGCGGTTTCAATCTCCCCGCGATCGTAGCGATCAACCGCTTTCCGAAAGACACCGACGAAGAACTACAGTTCCTCGAAAAATACTGCGAGGCGCAAGGGGCAGCCTTTGCTTTGTCGGAAGCGTTCAGCAAAGGTGGCGCGGGTGCAGCCGCACTCGCCGAAAAGGTAGTGAGTGTCATCGCCGCGAATCCAGATGTTGCCCCCACAACCACCTATCCACCACAAGGTTCTCCCCTTGAAAAAATCACGGCCGTCGCGCAGAAGGTCTACGGTGCGGCTAAGGTGGAACTCACACCACAGGCTGAGGAAAAGCTCGCTCGATTTATGGAATGGGGCTACGGCGAACTCCCTGTCTGCATCGCCAAGACGCAGTATTCGCTGACGGACGATCCGAAGGTGATGGGCGCTCCAACCGGCTGGACGCTTCACATCACTGACGTCGTTCTCTCCGCGGGCGCGGGTTTTCTCGTCGTCATCTCTGGCAGTATGATGCTGATGCCTGGTCTCCCCAAGGTCTCTCGCGCGATGGGTATCGACGTCGATGCAGCAGGCGAAATCACCGGCATGTCCTAA
- the cysS gene encoding cysteine--tRNA ligase — protein MATIELFNTLGGKIEALAPVGGPALRMYCCGPTVYDYGHIGNFRTFLHVDVLRRVVRQQGIPVEHVMNITDVDDKIIRNAAAAGVPIAQYTEKFERAFFEDLDALGIERPEHISHATACIPDMVDLIEKLAAKDIAYQAEDGSWYFRIARFPEYGKLSKKDFDGIEDGARVDIDEYEKDAARDFALWKAVKPGEQSWDTALGTGRPGWHIECSAMATKFLGEDIDLHAGGEDLMFPHHENEIAQSESASGKPFVRHWMHVRFLLVEGKKMSKSEGNFYTLRDLLLKGYRASAIRFLLISVPYRHQMNFTFDSLVESTNAIDRLRTFHQRMLKGGFPDGLDPDIAAATAKAEHDYTAALANDLNTAEARAAIFDLVRAANSAADAGTLRASNAAEILKVLALFDGVFAVLEDKDAAITRAALAWAEAEGRIDEADPSLVATLSFSDTDIDALVAERTQAKKSRNFARADAIRNDLLAKGILIEDSKDGVRWKRK, from the coding sequence GTGGCAACGATCGAACTCTTCAACACACTGGGCGGAAAGATCGAAGCCCTCGCCCCCGTCGGTGGACCTGCGCTCCGAATGTATTGTTGCGGCCCTACCGTCTACGACTACGGCCACATCGGCAACTTCCGCACCTTCCTCCACGTCGACGTTCTGCGCCGGGTTGTTCGTCAGCAGGGAATTCCCGTCGAACACGTGATGAACATCACCGATGTCGACGACAAGATCATCCGAAATGCTGCAGCCGCTGGTGTCCCAATCGCCCAGTACACGGAGAAGTTCGAGCGCGCCTTCTTTGAGGACCTCGACGCCTTAGGCATCGAACGCCCCGAGCACATCTCCCACGCTACCGCCTGCATTCCGGATATGGTTGATCTCATCGAAAAGCTCGCCGCGAAAGACATCGCTTACCAGGCTGAGGATGGCAGCTGGTACTTTCGTATTGCTCGCTTTCCAGAGTACGGCAAGCTCTCAAAAAAAGACTTCGACGGCATCGAAGACGGTGCTCGCGTCGACATCGATGAGTATGAAAAAGATGCAGCCCGCGACTTTGCTCTCTGGAAGGCGGTAAAACCGGGCGAACAATCCTGGGACACCGCGCTAGGCACCGGCCGTCCCGGCTGGCACATCGAGTGCTCCGCCATGGCGACGAAGTTCCTCGGCGAAGACATCGATCTTCACGCCGGCGGGGAAGATCTTATGTTCCCGCACCACGAGAACGAGATTGCCCAGTCGGAATCGGCCTCGGGCAAGCCTTTTGTTCGCCACTGGATGCACGTGCGCTTCCTGCTCGTCGAAGGCAAGAAGATGTCCAAGTCGGAGGGCAACTTTTATACGCTCCGCGACCTGCTGCTCAAGGGCTACCGGGCTTCGGCTATCCGTTTTTTGCTGATCTCTGTGCCCTACCGGCACCAGATGAACTTCACCTTCGACAGCTTGGTCGAATCGACCAACGCCATTGATCGCCTGCGCACCTTTCACCAGCGCATGTTGAAGGGTGGCTTCCCTGACGGCCTCGATCCAGACATCGCCGCAGCGACTGCTAAGGCAGAGCACGACTACACTGCCGCGCTCGCCAATGATCTGAATACTGCTGAGGCTCGCGCTGCTATCTTCGACCTGGTTCGTGCCGCCAACTCCGCCGCTGACGCAGGAACTCTCCGTGCCAGCAACGCAGCCGAGATCCTGAAGGTGCTTGCGCTCTTTGATGGTGTCTTTGCCGTTCTTGAAGATAAAGACGCTGCGATCACCCGCGCCGCGCTCGCCTGGGCGGAGGCTGAAGGCCGCATCGACGAGGCCGATCCCTCGCTCGTCGCCACCTTATCTTTCTCAGACACTGACATCGACGCGCTGGTCGCCGAACGCACGCAGGCTAAAAAGAGCCGCAACTTCGCTCGTGCCGACGCGATTCGCAACGACCTTCTCGCCAAAGGCATCCTAATTGAGGACTCCAAAGACGGCGTCCGCTGGAAGAGAAAGTAG
- the tsaD gene encoding tRNA (adenosine(37)-N6)-threonylcarbamoyltransferase complex transferase subunit TsaD, with protein sequence MRESSETGPSRGLILGIESSCDETAAAVVRSGTTALSNVVASQMSLHANYGGVVPELASREHLRNIVPVVREAMARANVTFADLDAVAVTEGPGLAGALLVGITYAKALTFGLDKPLISVNHLEGHIHAVLMEARERSDAPMELPLLALVVSGGHTHLYLAQQRGTDATWTYRNVGRTVDDAAGEAYDKVAKLLGLGYPGGPWIDALAPHGNPRAVPFTFGEIKHRAPREGVTNKKAPTTTEGRHFDFSFSGIKTAVLRYVETHHLREDIEVRRAALAANPLITPKDEAVLKLCDQQTLDLIASFQYAVVGNLIKQTAAAAESLGARSIVVSGGVAANSELRRRLQAEADRRGLPIAFPSLALSTDNAAMIAAAAWPKLLAQNFAAEDLGATPQLRLGHP encoded by the coding sequence ATGCGTGAAAGCAGTGAAACTGGCCCCAGTCGAGGGTTGATACTGGGCATCGAAAGCTCCTGCGACGAGACTGCGGCTGCGGTTGTCCGTTCTGGCACTACTGCGCTTTCGAACGTTGTTGCTTCGCAGATGTCGCTGCACGCCAACTACGGTGGCGTGGTGCCGGAACTAGCGTCCCGCGAACACTTGCGCAACATCGTCCCAGTGGTTCGGGAAGCGATGGCCCGTGCCAACGTCACCTTTGCCGACCTCGACGCCGTCGCCGTTACCGAAGGCCCGGGTCTTGCCGGTGCGTTGCTTGTGGGCATCACCTATGCGAAGGCTCTCACGTTTGGCCTCGACAAGCCGCTCATCAGTGTCAACCACCTCGAAGGCCACATCCACGCTGTCCTGATGGAGGCGCGCGAGCGTTCGGACGCTCCCATGGAACTGCCGCTGCTCGCTCTCGTAGTCTCAGGTGGCCACACGCACCTCTATCTTGCTCAGCAGCGGGGAACCGACGCCACGTGGACCTACCGCAACGTCGGTCGCACGGTCGACGATGCCGCAGGCGAAGCGTACGACAAGGTCGCCAAGCTCCTTGGTCTCGGCTACCCCGGTGGTCCGTGGATCGACGCGCTAGCCCCCCACGGCAACCCTCGCGCCGTCCCCTTCACCTTCGGCGAGATTAAGCACCGCGCCCCTCGCGAAGGCGTCACGAACAAGAAAGCCCCGACAACCACCGAAGGCCGGCACTTCGACTTCTCTTTTAGCGGCATTAAGACCGCCGTTTTACGCTACGTCGAGACCCATCATCTCCGCGAAGACATTGAAGTTCGCCGCGCTGCTCTGGCCGCTAACCCCTTAATTACGCCAAAAGACGAAGCGGTCCTCAAACTCTGCGACCAGCAAACCTTGGATCTGATTGCTTCCTTTCAATACGCCGTCGTAGGTAACCTGATAAAGCAAACCGCCGCCGCCGCGGAGTCTCTCGGTGCTCGCAGCATCGTCGTCTCCGGCGGCGTAGCGGCCAACAGCGAGCTTCGCCGCCGCCTTCAGGCTGAAGCGGATCGTCGCGGCCTCCCTATCGCCTTTCCTTCGCTGGCTCTGTCGACTGATAATGCCGCCATGATCGCCGCCGCGGCGTGGCCGAAGCTGCTAGCCCAGAACTTCGCCGCGGAGGACCTGGGCGCCACCCCCCAACTCCGCCTTGGCCATCCCTAA
- a CDS encoding CCA tRNA nucleotidyltransferase codes for MNQWKDSPRYSAAREIVVVLRRTGYKAYFAGGCVRDLLLGLEAKDFDVATSATPDIVMGVFAKTYSVGAHFGVVLVCSNGADSAEITTEVATFRHDGAYSDGRRPDTVRFSTDPREDVLRRDFTINGMLLDPVVLEETADFEAATLDYVGGRDDLKARIVRAIGDPSLRFAEDKLRMLRAVRFAARLEFEIEPRTMTAIQAAASEIGQVSSERIRDELTLMLTEGHARRAMELLDTSGLLAYVLPEALRMKGVEQPPQFHPEGDVWIHTLLLLEKLKPGVPSTLAWGALLHDIGKPATFRPPDPKKPGDRIRFDGHVEVGVRMAEAILGRLRFSNEDTEQIVALVKNHMRFGDILQMRESTLKRFLRLPKFDEHLALHWMDCMSAHCDLKLYEFAKEKYEAAPVESIRPKLLVTGKDLIAAGYRPGPEFKTILEAAEDAQLEGFATTTEEGMAIVRKQFGDPPAASA; via the coding sequence ATGAACCAATGGAAGGACAGTCCGAGGTACTCGGCAGCGCGAGAGATCGTGGTCGTCCTGCGTCGCACAGGGTATAAGGCTTACTTCGCTGGCGGGTGCGTGCGTGATCTGCTTTTGGGATTAGAAGCCAAGGACTTCGACGTAGCAACAAGCGCGACGCCCGACATCGTCATGGGAGTGTTTGCAAAGACCTACTCGGTGGGAGCGCACTTTGGTGTCGTGCTGGTCTGCTCGAATGGTGCGGACAGCGCAGAGATCACCACTGAAGTTGCGACGTTCCGCCATGACGGCGCATACAGCGATGGAAGGAGGCCGGATACGGTACGTTTTTCAACGGATCCGCGAGAAGACGTGCTGCGACGCGACTTCACCATCAATGGAATGTTGCTCGATCCGGTGGTCCTGGAAGAGACCGCGGATTTCGAGGCTGCGACGCTCGACTATGTCGGTGGTCGCGATGATTTGAAGGCGAGGATTGTGCGAGCGATCGGCGACCCTTCACTGCGATTCGCGGAGGACAAGCTGCGGATGTTGCGAGCGGTGCGATTTGCAGCGCGACTCGAGTTCGAGATCGAACCCCGGACGATGACTGCAATTCAAGCGGCGGCGTCGGAGATTGGCCAGGTAAGCAGCGAGCGGATTCGCGATGAACTCACCCTGATGTTGACCGAAGGACATGCGCGCAGAGCGATGGAGTTGCTCGACACTTCGGGACTGCTGGCATATGTTTTGCCGGAAGCCCTGCGGATGAAGGGCGTGGAGCAGCCGCCACAGTTTCATCCCGAAGGCGACGTGTGGATCCATACACTCCTGCTGCTGGAAAAATTGAAGCCCGGTGTACCCTCAACGCTCGCATGGGGCGCGCTGCTGCATGACATTGGCAAGCCGGCGACGTTTCGACCGCCTGATCCCAAAAAGCCTGGCGACCGCATTCGATTTGATGGGCATGTCGAGGTTGGCGTAAGGATGGCCGAAGCAATTCTCGGGCGCCTCCGTTTTTCGAATGAAGACACGGAGCAGATCGTCGCGCTGGTGAAAAATCACATGCGGTTCGGCGATATCCTGCAGATGCGCGAGTCAACGCTGAAGCGATTCCTGCGGCTCCCAAAGTTCGACGAGCACCTCGCCCTGCACTGGATGGACTGCATGTCTGCGCATTGTGACCTGAAGCTGTATGAGTTCGCGAAAGAGAAGTATGAGGCTGCTCCAGTCGAGTCCATACGCCCGAAGTTACTGGTGACCGGAAAAGATTTAATTGCCGCGGGATATCGTCCGGGGCCCGAGTTCAAGACGATCTTGGAAGCAGCGGAAGATGCTCAACTCGAAGGCTTCGCTACCACTACCGAAGAGGGTATGGCAATCGTGCGAAAACAATTTGGCGACCCTCCGGCTGCCTCTGCGTAA
- a CDS encoding flavin monoamine oxidase family protein: protein MTTEANDVVIVGAGMAGLTAARALAEAGLRVLVVEAQERIGGRILTQRVAGEALELGAEFIHGRPPELWALITEAGLETYERGGAQICFEDGALAQCGSEMEEVFEPLEELKHFDGPDISFAEYLDQEKVPEEDRGRMIGYVEGFNAADHRVVSAASLGAQQKAEDASEGDRIYRLRGGYDQLPAYLMQQIVEHNGKVQTGTPVKAIRWQPGHAEIITDARSFHAEKAVVTLPLGVLQSGSVAITPEPGLMLKTASRLRMGQVCRFTLLFREPFWRSLPPQPGLSEMSFLFSFSETPPVWWTPHPETSNSIIGWVGGPRSQALASMNAEELGVHACATLASIFGLTHNHIHGLLLGCYTHNWQNDAFSGGAYSYVATGGLDASRHMAEPVANTLYFAGEHTDMTGHWGTVHAAMRSGLRAAAQILGT, encoded by the coding sequence ATGACGACTGAAGCAAACGACGTTGTAATAGTTGGCGCCGGAATGGCAGGTCTAACGGCGGCGCGGGCATTGGCGGAGGCGGGCTTGCGAGTGCTGGTGGTAGAGGCGCAAGAGCGAATCGGCGGCCGCATCTTGACCCAGCGCGTTGCAGGAGAGGCGCTTGAGCTTGGCGCGGAGTTCATTCACGGAAGGCCGCCGGAGTTGTGGGCACTGATCACTGAGGCGGGACTCGAGACCTATGAGCGAGGTGGAGCGCAGATCTGCTTTGAGGACGGCGCCTTAGCCCAATGTGGCAGCGAGATGGAAGAGGTGTTCGAACCTCTGGAAGAGCTGAAGCACTTCGATGGACCAGACATCAGCTTCGCTGAATACCTCGACCAAGAAAAAGTGCCTGAAGAAGACCGGGGCCGGATGATCGGCTACGTGGAGGGGTTCAACGCGGCAGACCATCGGGTCGTGAGCGCAGCTTCACTCGGCGCACAGCAAAAGGCCGAGGACGCTAGCGAAGGAGACCGTATCTACCGGCTGCGAGGAGGGTACGATCAACTTCCGGCATATCTCATGCAACAGATCGTCGAGCACAACGGTAAGGTGCAGACCGGAACGCCAGTGAAGGCCATCCGTTGGCAACCCGGACACGCAGAGATCATCACCGACGCCCGCAGCTTCCATGCTGAAAAAGCGGTTGTGACGTTGCCATTAGGCGTACTGCAAAGCGGAAGCGTGGCCATTACCCCTGAGCCAGGTTTGATGCTCAAGACAGCCAGCCGTCTGCGTATGGGCCAGGTTTGCCGTTTCACACTGCTCTTCCGGGAGCCGTTCTGGAGATCCTTACCGCCGCAACCAGGGCTAAGCGAGATGAGCTTTCTCTTCTCGTTTTCGGAGACGCCACCTGTGTGGTGGACGCCGCATCCAGAGACAAGCAACAGCATCATAGGATGGGTCGGAGGCCCACGTTCGCAGGCGCTGGCAAGCATGAACGCGGAGGAGCTTGGCGTTCATGCCTGCGCCACACTCGCCAGTATCTTCGGCCTGACGCACAATCATATTCACGGACTATTGCTGGGCTGCTACACGCATAACTGGCAAAACGATGCATTTAGCGGCGGCGCGTACAGCTACGTAGCAACCGGTGGCCTTGACGCCTCCAGACACATGGCCGAGCCGGTGGCAAACACCCTATACTTTGCGGGGGAACACACCGACATGACAGGGCACTGGGGAACGGTCCACGCGGCGATGCGGTCCGGGCTGCGAGCGGCTGCGCAGATTCTCGGAACCTGA
- the fdhF gene encoding formate dehydrogenase subunit alpha → MAITKSLLNTPADHTPNTRLTIDGLEVPGHSGELLIDLLNSRTAVNAQKPVPQVCYLQQMGPIQSCDTCMVKVNGELVRACATRVAGGMKVETIGETVDIAQREAFDRILENHMLYCTVCDNNNQNCTIHNTTAVLDVKHQSREYKRKPYEKDMSNPFYRYDPDQCILCGRCVESCQNVQVNETLSIDWESDHPRVLWDGGMQIEGSSCVSCGHCVTVCPCNALMEKTMLGEAGYMTDLPAAALNNMIDVVKGVEPPIGYGPILSLSEMESEMRTERTKRTKTVCTYCAVGCSFEVWTKERHILKIEPTHGPANGISTCVKGKFAWGHINSDDRLVKPLLRDGETFREIEWSEALDIIEHTFKRIKTEHGPDALAFIASSKCTNEESYLMQKLARGVIGTNNVDNCARYCQNPATMGLQRTVGYGGDSGSIADIEKAGLVLIVGANPAENHPVLCTRVKRSHKHRGQRLIVADIRKHEMAERADIFFRPNPSTDAVWMCAISKYIIDSGLAKMDFINQWVNHFDEFKKSLEPFTMEYAEKITGVPATTLATVAHEIAAADGTCILFAMGVTQHCGGSDTATALSNLLLVTGNYMRPGAGAYPLRGHNNVQGASDYGSMPNVFSGYQKVDDPEVRAKFEADWGVTLPTTTGKDNHMMIEAILAGTLKALYIKGEDTITSDSNANYVGSALEKLDFFIVQDINFSETCRYADLVLPAAASLEKDGTFTSTERRIQRINKAMEPLGESKADWEIIQLIANRMGGNWNYTHPSEVMDEIARLTPLFAGVSYKKLEGFDSLQWPVHADGTDTPLLFTDGFPFPDKKARFFPIEYIPPSEETSKIYDLHLNNGRLLEHFEQGSMTFRTPGIREITPNSWIEVSPELAAERGVTTGRYVQVTSPHGKARVQVLVSDRVKGKQLYMTLNSVDEPVNRLTSSFTDRQTHTPAFKETAVSMTVLPEQGENPLPRRNFRYGTRTPQSGLEIERKWARKDYHLPGTATADKLVQITSTTV, encoded by the coding sequence ATGGCTATCACGAAATCGCTGCTGAATACTCCCGCCGATCACACTCCCAACACAAGATTGACGATCGATGGGTTGGAAGTTCCTGGCCATTCGGGCGAACTGCTGATCGATCTGCTGAACAGCCGAACCGCTGTCAACGCGCAAAAGCCTGTGCCACAGGTGTGCTATTTGCAGCAGATGGGCCCAATTCAGAGCTGCGATACCTGCATGGTGAAGGTTAACGGTGAACTCGTCCGCGCGTGCGCGACTAGAGTTGCTGGCGGAATGAAGGTAGAAACCATCGGTGAGACCGTTGACATCGCGCAGCGCGAGGCCTTTGATCGCATTCTCGAAAACCACATGCTCTACTGCACGGTCTGCGACAACAACAACCAGAACTGCACGATCCACAATACGACGGCCGTGTTGGATGTAAAACATCAGTCGCGCGAGTACAAACGCAAGCCATACGAGAAGGACATGTCGAATCCGTTTTACCGGTACGACCCTGACCAGTGCATCCTATGCGGACGTTGCGTGGAGTCGTGCCAGAACGTGCAGGTAAATGAGACTCTGTCGATCGACTGGGAGAGCGACCATCCGCGTGTGCTGTGGGACGGCGGGATGCAGATCGAAGGTTCCAGCTGCGTCTCCTGCGGGCACTGCGTGACGGTCTGTCCGTGCAATGCGCTGATGGAAAAAACGATGCTGGGCGAGGCAGGCTATATGACCGACCTCCCAGCCGCTGCGTTGAACAACATGATCGATGTGGTCAAGGGAGTTGAGCCGCCGATCGGTTACGGGCCGATTCTTTCGCTCTCCGAGATGGAGTCGGAGATGCGCACCGAGCGCACCAAGCGCACCAAGACCGTTTGCACCTACTGCGCCGTGGGATGCAGCTTTGAAGTTTGGACGAAGGAACGTCACATCTTAAAGATCGAGCCGACGCACGGACCGGCGAATGGAATTTCGACCTGCGTGAAGGGCAAGTTCGCCTGGGGGCACATCAACTCCGATGACAGGCTCGTAAAGCCGCTTCTACGTGACGGCGAGACCTTCCGTGAGATCGAGTGGTCGGAGGCACTCGACATCATTGAGCACACCTTCAAACGCATCAAGACGGAGCACGGGCCGGACGCGCTCGCATTTATCGCTTCGTCCAAGTGCACGAACGAAGAGAGCTACCTGATGCAGAAGCTGGCGCGTGGTGTGATCGGCACCAACAATGTCGACAACTGCGCTCGCTACTGCCAGAACCCGGCGACCATGGGACTGCAGCGAACGGTTGGGTATGGCGGCGACTCGGGTTCAATTGCGGACATCGAAAAGGCGGGATTGGTCCTTATCGTGGGAGCTAATCCGGCAGAGAACCACCCTGTGCTTTGCACGCGGGTCAAGCGTTCCCATAAGCATCGCGGACAGCGGTTGATCGTTGCCGACATACGCAAGCACGAGATGGCGGAGCGCGCCGATATCTTCTTCCGTCCCAACCCATCGACCGACGCCGTATGGATGTGCGCCATCTCGAAGTACATCATCGACAGCGGTCTCGCGAAGATGGACTTCATCAATCAATGGGTGAATCACTTCGACGAGTTCAAGAAGTCGCTCGAACCGTTCACGATGGAGTATGCGGAGAAGATCACTGGTGTTCCCGCAACCACGTTAGCAACGGTCGCGCATGAGATCGCGGCGGCCGATGGCACCTGCATCCTGTTTGCGATGGGCGTTACGCAGCACTGCGGCGGCTCGGACACTGCAACCGCGCTCTCGAACCTGCTTCTGGTGACAGGCAACTACATGCGGCCAGGCGCCGGGGCTTATCCTCTGCGCGGACACAACAACGTGCAGGGAGCCAGCGACTACGGCTCGATGCCAAACGTATTTTCCGGCTATCAGAAGGTGGACGACCCAGAGGTTCGCGCAAAATTCGAGGCCGACTGGGGCGTTACACTGCCCACCACAACCGGAAAAGACAACCACATGATGATCGAAGCGATTCTAGCGGGTACGCTCAAGGCGCTCTACATCAAGGGTGAAGACACGATCACCTCCGACTCGAACGCGAACTATGTCGGCAGTGCGCTGGAGAAGCTGGACTTCTTCATCGTGCAGGACATCAACTTCTCCGAGACCTGCAGGTATGCGGACCTGGTGCTGCCTGCGGCGGCATCGCTTGAAAAAGATGGAACCTTCACCAGCACGGAGCGCCGCATTCAGCGCATCAATAAGGCGATGGAGCCGCTGGGCGAATCAAAGGCCGATTGGGAGATCATTCAACTGATCGCCAACCGGATGGGAGGCAACTGGAACTACACGCATCCTTCCGAGGTGATGGATGAGATCGCACGGCTGACTCCGCTGTTTGCCGGCGTGAGCTACAAAAAACTCGAAGGCTTCGACAGTCTGCAATGGCCGGTGCATGCGGACGGCACCGATACACCATTATTGTTTACCGACGGCTTCCCCTTCCCCGATAAGAAGGCCCGGTTCTTTCCGATCGAGTACATCCCACCATCGGAGGAGACGAGTAAGATCTACGATCTGCACCTGAACAATGGCCGCCTGCTGGAGCACTTCGAGCAGGGCAGCATGACCTTTCGCACGCCTGGTATTCGCGAGATCACACCAAATAGCTGGATCGAGGTTTCACCGGAGTTGGCGGCGGAGCGCGGCGTTACCACGGGCCGCTACGTCCAAGTGACTTCACCGCACGGTAAAGCTCGCGTGCAGGTTCTGGTATCGGATCGAGTGAAGGGCAAACAGCTTTATATGACGTTGAACTCGGTTGATGAACCGGTCAATCGTCTGACCAGCAGCTTTACCGATCGCCAAACCCATACTCCTGCCTTCAAGGAGACGGCTGTCAGCATGACTGTGCTGCCGGAGCAGGGTGAAAACCCGCTGCCACGCAGAAACTTCCGCTACGGCACCCGCACCCCACAGTCGGGACTGGAGATCGAACGCAAGTGGGCGCGCAAAGACTATCACCTGCCCGGAACAGCTACCGCCGACAAACTCGTTCAGATCACCTCCACTACCGTTTAG
- a CDS encoding DUF1641 domain-containing protein, with amino-acid sequence MAKPIAFKPVTVDFKADLLRKLEKAPGEHAEALLLAYDVLEAAHKAGVLDLLHGAIGAKDTIITTLSKYAAQPEGIAAIRNLLTAAKILTELDPEVLDQLSKVMAHASKEHQQEQKPPSLFQLAKRATSEDSRRGLSFMTLVLSGLGKSLKS; translated from the coding sequence ATGGCCAAACCAATCGCTTTCAAACCAGTCACCGTCGACTTCAAGGCCGATCTCCTGCGCAAGCTGGAAAAGGCTCCGGGCGAACACGCCGAGGCGCTCCTGCTGGCCTACGACGTACTCGAAGCGGCGCACAAGGCCGGTGTGCTCGATCTGCTGCACGGTGCGATCGGCGCGAAAGACACCATCATCACAACCCTTTCGAAGTACGCCGCGCAGCCTGAGGGTATCGCCGCAATACGAAATCTCCTTACCGCTGCAAAGATCCTGACTGAGCTGGACCCCGAGGTACTCGATCAGCTCTCGAAGGTCATGGCGCACGCATCCAAGGAGCATCAGCAGGAGCAAAAACCTCCAAGCCTGTTCCAGCTTGCCAAACGAGCCACGAGCGAAGACAGCCGCCGCGGCCTTTCGTTCATGACACTGGTGCTCTCTGGCCTCGGGAAGTCGCTAAAGAGCTAG